The genome window taaatttgattttttttatatttgagaaTAGTTTAGAATTTacacaaaaattaattataaattttgaatttttatatatttttagatttttaaaatatacattttattaaaaattaaaatgtttaagtgtttttaatatttttaattatttaaatcatttttatttttatacttttgttaattttttggacttttatattttctaaaatatatatttaatttaattttaaaatatttaaacatttttaatattcttagatttttaaaatatttaaatatttttatttttaaaattttacaatttttaataatttataagtatgtttaaaagtttttaagcCACATGAATGTCATATCATGCTGATATAATTCAAAAATGCGATGTACGTTTTGGTAGGTCCATGCCTCTTGGTTTTTTAACAACATTAACTCTGAAGACTAAAACGATTAACGTGGTGAAATTTTAAGTgctaaaatggataaaaaaattttaaatattaagtgAACAAAATGAGTACAACTTGAGAGTCAAATAGTGTATAAAGCcatttatatttgatgtattgatCATGTATCATTATTTACATcacacatttttttttatagaggGTAAGAGATAGGTTTTTCGGTAAATGAAGTCTAACTGTTGTAAAGTTATTCactttttaaatcttttatattttaaaatttgtttgttttaaatcTGTGTtgttaaagaatttaaaattagtcGATTGAGTCTTGACTTGACTGAAATGGACATTGTTACTAATACAAGAGGACATGGTTCGAGTGTGTTGGAatgcattattctcctatttatgagttaggAAAGGGCTATGGCTAGTTATAAGTATTGCGTTAAAAaaacagatatgatcagaacctattaaaaaaattaaacaaactatACTAATAAGCATACATTTGCCCACATTTACGAGCAATTTTcatgaataataaatgaataacaaataaacataaatcttacatataaaatgattcaatataaatataaataatatattataaataaagcaaacacatgcataacaacaattctattaatatataataatcgaataataaaaaatttcaaacataaacaaatttgtttaaaacattaatgaaGTGAAACTTtgttcttttccctttttaataaataatcctcaaaatattaaatatcctCATTTATTCGGTTTGATAGAACGAGAAgttcaattatttattaaatactctatacttaataatatttacacgTATTGTTacactaaataaaattaaattgattccttaaaataaattttattcttataaattaatttataaattattaaaaaatttaaaactacattaaatcatcatttatatttttttaaatcaatggTTGGTCATGAATAGACCTGCTCATGggttaggccgggtttgggccCAAGCAAAAATTAAGACCAGTTTGCTAGGCCTGGTCCGAAAAATGGCCCTAACAATTTTCCCAAGTCAACCctggataaaaatgttaaaacctgGGCCTAGcccgcccatattaattttttatattatattatttttttacataacttttaaatatatataatacatcaaaaatactaaaaacattaaaatacatatttcgaacaaattggaaataaattttaaaaaatatgtagacttaaataatactaagatgcaacttaacaaaaaaatgtctctaaaataaaaacaagattaacaataaaacaagtgttatataatatccaaataatgataacaaaatagtagcaatataatagtgaaattttaacaaaatagggggaaaataacaagaaaatatcattaaaataacaaaaaaatagcaaagtttttttttggcATTTAGTGAACTCGGGTCGGGCTGGGCTCGAGCAAAAAATATCttacccgaggcccggcccTTTTTAAAATgggctttatttttttttacccaagctcattttttgggtttatattttcacccaaaccctcccacttttcggACGGACCTTCAAGTCAGGCTGGGTGACCAGGCCTATGAATAGATTTAGTCATGAGTATATcttatttgttataaattatttaaaaattttaaaacttgattaatttataaaatatcctgtaaataaattttaataaagttatgAGTTTTTAATACatgatattcaaattatttatacaataaatacatgtaatttataaatatcttaaAGGTAGGCCTAGGCttaaaaacttgattaatttaaaatcttgaaaatagCTTGAGGAGTTATGATGCGAAtaacccttaaaatattaataatagaaaCTCAGTTCTTACTTGAAAGACTTAAATCTTCATTTAACCCTAAATTTGTCACTTTCTTTCAAATTCGTACTTATGATCTTTTTATCCCAAGTTAATAcccgatttttatttttgtgaaaatgaTAATGTTATAATGgtgtcataatataataatttgatttttaatttaaaaataaaaataaacaatcaaATTGTATTCCATGATAAAGATTTGAtaatcaattttagaaaatttgtgCTAAGGTAAATCAACATAAGCCAGGTGACCAAACAATGTAATCGACTAATAGCtattgaaaacaatttttgtttcattttaatttatagtaattaaaaataatataaaaataataatttgtttccattcatttaatttaatataaaaatttgtttagtttaatttattttttgtaattttaaaaattaatatattgtaatttataatttttatttttttaataatttccttaaaaaatcaaattataatgtCACCATGATTATTATATGTCACTGCTTGAAAGTGCCACGTGTACCAAACTTGAAAGTTCGAGTACTAAGTCAAGAAAAGAATTATAAGTATTAATTTGGAAGAAAGTGACACATTCAGGGGCTAAATGAGTATTTAAGCCAACTTGAAACGAAGTGGAAAAAACGAAAGAAAGATATGGCACCGTCATTATCATGAACTTACTCGGAGATCCAACGAGCGCAGCGCCGGCGTTGAAACCAGAATCCATCGCCGACCCACGGATCCTCCATGCCCAAGCTCTGAAATCCTCACGCGTTGATCGTtccattttcaacaatttaatcaccCTTTACGCCAAATCCAACCTTCTCGATTCCTCACTTCGTGTTTTCAAACAAATCCCATCACCCAACATCGTCTCATGGACTTCTCTCATTTCAGTTCACTCCAGTTCCCCACTCTCCCTCACTTTGTTCCTCTCCATGCTTCGCTGCCCTATTCTCCCCAACCAGCGGACGTTAGCTTCTCTTTTCAAAGCCTGCGTTTCCCTTCCTCGTTGCCTTTTGTTCGGTCTTTCTTTGCACGCTCTTTCCTTTAAGCTTTCACTTAATGCTCAACCTTTTTCTGGTTCCGCGTTGGTTAACTTTTATTCGAAATATCGGCTTCCAATTGATGCAAGGAAAGTGTTCGATGAAATGCCTGAACGAGATGAAGTTTGTTATGCAGCGGTGATTATTGGGTTGGCGCAGAATTCCAAGCCGCTTGAGTCTTTGTCTTTGTTTGCTGCGATGAAGTCTAGCAATGTGGGTTCTACCATGTATAGTGTTTCTGGGGCGTTACGGGCGGTGGCGGATTTGGCAGCCTTGGAGCAATGCAGGATGATTCACGGGCACGCGGTTGTTACTGGGTTCGATAAGAATGTGATCGTGGGGAGTGCTTTGGTTGATGGGTATGGGAAATCGGGGCTTGTTTCAGATGCACGAAAGGTGTTCGACGAAAATATTGCTGTGATGAATATTGTAGGGTGGAATGCTTTGATGGCTGGTTATGCACAGCAAGGTGATTCGAGTTCGGTGATCAAGTTGTTTCAATCCATGGCAAATGTAAGGTTTGTGCCGGATGAGTATAGCTTTTTAGCTGCGCTTTCGGGTTTTTACAATGCTGGCTTGGTTGGTGAATCCGAGATATGGTTGAAGAGGATGAAATTGGAGTATGGCATCGAACCTGGGCTTGAGCATTATACATGTTTGATCGGTGCATTGGGCAAAGCCGGGCGGTTGGAAGATGCCGAGAGGATTGCAACAACGATGCCGTTTAACCCTGATGCTGCAGTGTGGAGATCATTGTTGTCAAGTTGTGCTCATCATGGTGCAGCGGATATGGCTTTGAGGATGGCTAGGAGGTTGTTAGAATTGGATCCTAACGACGATTCAGCTTATACGATAGCTGCAAATGTCTTATCAGTTGCAGGCAGATGGTCTGAGGTTGCCGGTATGAGGAAACTGATGAAAGATCGGAGAGTGAAAAAGGAAGTCGGAAAAAGTTGGATCGAAGTCAAGGGGGAAGTTCACATGTTCATGGCAGGGGATAGGAAGCACGAGAGAACCGAAGAAATCTACGAAAAGTTGGCCGAGTTAATGGAATCAATCGAAAAGCTAGGTTACAAGCCGGTATGGGATGAGATGTTGCATGAAGTTGGGaaaggagagaaaaaagaagcacTTTGGTATCATAGTGAGAAGTTGGCATTAGCGTATGGGATAGTGAGCGGAGCCGCACCGGCAGGGAAACCGATGAGGATCATAAAGAATCTCCGAATCTGCAAGGACTGTCACGAAGCTTTTAAGTACATAAGCAGAGCAATAGATAAAGAGATCATTGTAAGGGATGTTAACAGATACCATAAGTTCTTGAATGGTAGTTGTACTTGTGGGGATATTTGGtaacaaattataaaatcttgGATCACATTTTTTCCCAAACAATCATTTGGAACGTGTTGCTTAAACCTGTGTTATTGGATTGGatcagttttaaaatttatttcgaTTGGCTCACCAGTTGAGATCCTTCAATCGGGTGAGTTCTTCTACAGACGAGCCTTGACGTGATGAGGTAATTAGATATAAAGTTTTAACCTTTATTTGGAAagatctaaaatttatttagcaacaaataatttgaatttacaaatttcctttttttcaaaatattatttaatttctacgcGTGTGCAACACGTGGTGAATGAGCAAGTGGGCATAAAGTAGAAAAGCTCAAGAGACAGAAACATAGCCATTGAATTTGGAAAAGGTCAACTTAAGGAGGCGTATTCAATCTGATTCTGATtccctttttaaaaaagaaacagagGACAAAATAATATGGTTAAATGGATCCCACACGCCATGCTTTCTCCAATTTAAACAAGTTTCAAAGTTGATCAACCCTGGTTTTATGGTGAATTCCTAGCAATAGCATTCATCAtatccccaaaaaaaaaaaaacccaacatcCTTTGAGTACtatcttcttttttcttgttttctgtgtttgattcagtggtttttttattttttgttgctgTCAACACCTGAATAAGCTCTCACAAGACAAACCAGATTTTAAAGAAAGTgagtccttttttttttccctttcatttttcatcttgTTTGGATATTTTGATTGTTGAAACATGAAAGTTTGATTTTGTTCTGGAATGGGTTTTGatgtttttttgttctttttgggGATTTTGCAGTGTACCCAAGGGTGAAAGTCAAAGAACAAGACCAAGATGATCAACAAGTTATCAAGGATTCTGTTTTGTCTTTGAAGGATGTTCTGTTTCTCTCTATGCTTGATTCTTATTTTCCaggtaatttttttctttgctgtttGTTTGAAGTTTTATTGCTCTGTAAAATCAGTTTCCCTTTGATTTTTTCAAAACATATTTCAGTGATTTGGgtgcatttcattaaaaaaaagtttttttttattaatttgatactTGGTCAAAGTTGAAtgatttatgtaatttatgtttatttccTAAAAGGGGTATTTGGAGGATGTTTCATAATCCTACGTTTGATCCCACTCATGAAAACCAGTAAATGATTTGAAAGCTCTCTGAATGTTTGATGTTTTGCTAAATTCCAATATTATTGatgtatgttcaatttttttatttaattaaaaatattacattttttttatctcatatatatagaaaataatgaaaatttggagtTATATAGTGTTTAATTATTTGACAGGGAAAAGACATGAAGATGATGTTTCTCCGATGCCCACAGCAAGAATTCCAAAGTCTTACCATGCACCAGAAGTAGATAAACATTCAGATTCTACATCTGAAGGTAGGTTTTTTATTTATGGTACGATATTTGGATTCAGGTGTGAGTGTGAGATATGGTATGCTTGATTTTTATAagctttttcatatatttggaggatCGAACAACATAATATTATATGCACTTCccaattcatttaatttgagTAAGTGTCTGGTGCGATCAAGGTTAACTCTCTTTACATATTATTTTGTATCTTCGGAAGATGatatctttatatttaaatatgtaccGGATACGAATATCTTTTATCTTGAGTGTTAACATAATCTTGCAGAAGCAGAGCAAAACAAGACGAAAGCTGACGAGGAGGAAACTAGACCGAACATTAGAGTCAGTTCAACTCCACGTCCTCGGGCTGTCATATCGAGTCCTGgtaattacattttagttcaCTGAGTTTCGGATACGAGTATATGTCCTCCAAAGATATTTGAAAGAATATATCTGA of Gossypium raimondii isolate GPD5lz chromosome 3, ASM2569854v1, whole genome shotgun sequence contains these proteins:
- the LOC105796775 gene encoding putative pentatricopeptide repeat-containing protein At5g52630; protein product: MNLLGDPTSAAPALKPESIADPRILHAQALKSSRVDRSIFNNLITLYAKSNLLDSSLRVFKQIPSPNIVSWTSLISVHSSSPLSLTLFLSMLRCPILPNQRTLASLFKACVSLPRCLLFGLSLHALSFKLSLNAQPFSGSALVNFYSKYRLPIDARKVFDEMPERDEVCYAAVIIGLAQNSKPLESLSLFAAMKSSNVGSTMYSVSGALRAVADLAALEQCRMIHGHAVVTGFDKNVIVGSALVDGYGKSGLVSDARKVFDENIAVMNIVGWNALMAGYAQQGDSSSVIKLFQSMANVRFVPDEYSFLAALSGFYNAGLVGESEIWLKRMKLEYGIEPGLEHYTCLIGALGKAGRLEDAERIATTMPFNPDAAVWRSLLSSCAHHGAADMALRMARRLLELDPNDDSAYTIAANVLSVAGRWSEVAGMRKLMKDRRVKKEVGKSWIEVKGEVHMFMAGDRKHERTEEIYEKLAELMESIEKLGYKPVWDEMLHEVGKGEKKEALWYHSEKLALAYGIVSGAAPAGKPMRIIKNLRICKDCHEAFKYISRAIDKEIIVRDVNRYHKFLNGSCTCGDIW
- the LOC128039736 gene encoding uncharacterized protein LOC128039736, which encodes MYPRVKVKEQDQDDQQVIKDSVLSLKDVLFLSMLDSYFPGKRHEDDVSPMPTARIPKSYHAPEVDKHSDSTSEEAEQNKTKADEEETRPNIRVSSTPRPRAVISSPDNDALIRNKNKIEGRQRTASKNHDTVQNRHTTRTHIFGKSPVRTNKSNDGGGDDCNVEIKGKKGSRPPVSSQRKHLITQRPGWQDP